CCAAGGTCTTATTCATGCCGTTGGAGAAGACTCCGGTTATCAGACCGTCGCTGCCTATGGAAAAGGTCTCAAGTGTACCCATAGGAAAACCGTTCTGGCTGCGAACTATGATGTTGGAGTCGCTTCCGTCGAATTGGGTCAAGTTGGTAAAGTCGGGATCGATGGTGATGGGATTGGCCCCGCCAGCAGCGGCAATCGAGATGGTGCCGCCCCCTTCGGCGCTGAAGGTTCCATCTGCGCTGAAGGTTATTGTTTGATCGGTGTCAGTATTCCAAGATCCGCCATCCACCTGCCACTTCCAAGTCCAGGCATCGGGAGTTGCACTTTCGGCAAATCCGAAGACCAGATTGTGGGCGATGCCGAGCGAATCATAGATTTGAACCGAGACGCTGGCGTGATTGCCGTTGCCATCTACCGCCCCCGGGTCGGCATCGAGATTACCGGAGAGGACGGTGGTATCGGTAGCCTGTGCTACCATCAGCTCTCCGATTGGAATCAATATCTCGGTTGGAGGAAGGGTTGAATCGATCGTGCCCGCATCATCGGCCTGCCAGCCCATGACCTTATAACCATTGGAGGGATCGACCATATTCTTCTGCAAGTTGATATCGAAGACTCCGGCCCGGGTATATTTGTTGGAGATGCCGTCATTGAGAACGAAGAAGCCGTCGCCCTGGATGGCCAGATCGGTCAGCTTGCCCGTAGACTCCAGGCTTCCTTGTCCGTTCATGATATCGATCGTCTTGACCAGCATACCGAGTCCCACCTGCTGAGGATTGGAGCCACCCAGGCTCTCCTGGGGAGCGGTTGCCCCCCTCATCGTCTGATTGAGCATATCTTGAAACGTCACCCGGCTGGCCTTGAAACCGACCGTGTTGACGTTGGCCACGTTGTTTCCGATCACATCCATCTTGACCTGATGGTTGCGGAGACCGGAAACGGCCGAAAACATGGAACGCATCATAACTAAATCGACCTCCTGTCGCTGTTATCCTTTTTTGACCGCCCCTTAAAGTGCGGGGCAGCCCAGGGCTTCCTTTTAGCTTTAAGGTCCAGTCCTTACATGATCACCGCGCTATCGATGTTGGTAAAGACATTCTCTTTGATGCTTTCGCCCTCGATGGCCGTGATCACCGTCCTGTTCTTTACGCTGACCACAAAGGCAAGGTCGTCGAGAAGAATGAGCGACTCTCTGGCCCCCTTGGCGGCCGCCTTGCTTACGGCCTCTTTGACCCGACTCATGTGCTCATCGCTCAGGTTGATATTTCGGGCCAATAGCCTCTTTTGAGCGTGGGCCGAAAACTTAAGACCGCTTTTAAACTCACTTTCAAGGACTTTGGCAAACGACTCTTTGAAAGAGCTCCTGCTTGCCGCTTTCCCCTGATCGATCGGTTTTATCGGCCCACTTGAATTTGGAAATTGAACTTTACCTACCATTTTGCCCCCTAAAATACTTTGACTACGTCGCTAGCCAGGACTTCAGCCTCCTCCAGTTCGAGATAAGGGGCTCCATCCTTGATATTTACGGCCAGAACCAGCCCCTCTATGAACTGACCGGTCGCCGAGTCGACGGCCCGGATGTTCTTTCCGATCATCGAGCTCGACTGGGAAAGGCCCAGCCAGTCACCTATCGCCTTCATCTGATCGCTTAAGGCTTGAATCGCCTCGAGCGAGCTGAATTGGGCAAGTTGAGCAATGTATTCGGTATTCTTCATCGGCTCAAGCGGATCCTGATATCTCATCTGAGCGACCAGAAGCTGAAGAAATTCGTCCTTTCCTAGCTCCCGCTTGACCGTAGAAGCTACCGATTCGTTCAAACTAGCTCCACTCGTTGCAGTTATACTCAACTCGATCACCTCCTTAAATCAGATAATTGATCCCGCCGCCGGCCATCAGGCCATAGGTCCTGCCCAGCGATAGGCCAGCTCCCTCATCCAGCTTTACGCCAAAGTGAGAGCGCCCCTTGAAGCGGTTTGGAATATTGTCTCCGCTTTGACGACCCTCGCCCTTGAGATCTCCTCCGACCGAGACCTGGACGGCCCCCATAGAGAAGCCCTTTTCGGTCAAGGATTGCTTAAGATTTGCCAGATTCGATTCGAGGGCCTCTTTGACGAGGGGGTTTATCGCCTCGAACTTGGCGCTGATAAGACCCCCTTCGACGGTTATCTTGATCTTGATGCTGCCAAGCT
The Actinomycetota bacterium DNA segment above includes these coding regions:
- a CDS encoding TIGR02530 family flagellar biosynthesis protein encodes the protein MVGKVQFPNSSGPIKPIDQGKAASRSSFKESFAKVLESEFKSGLKFSAHAQKRLLARNINLSDEHMSRVKEAVSKAAAKGARESLILLDDLAFVVSVKNRTVITAIEGESIKENVFTNIDSAVIM
- a CDS encoding flagellar hook capping FlgD N-terminal domain-containing protein, whose product is MSITATSGASLNESVASTVKRELGKDEFLQLLVAQMRYQDPLEPMKNTEYIAQLAQFSSLEAIQALSDQMKAIGDWLGLSQSSSMIGKNIRAVDSATGQFIEGLVLAVNIKDGAPYLELEEAEVLASDVVKVF
- a CDS encoding flagellar hook protein FlgE — translated: MMRSMFSAVSGLRNHQVKMDVIGNNVANVNTVGFKASRVTFQDMLNQTMRGATAPQESLGGSNPQQVGLGMLVKTIDIMNGQGSLESTGKLTDLAIQGDGFFVLNDGISNKYTRAGVFDINLQKNMVDPSNGYKVMGWQADDAGTIDSTLPPTEILIPIGELMVAQATDTTVLSGNLDADPGAVDGNGNHASVSVQIYDSLGIAHNLVFGFAESATPDAWTWKWQVDGGSWNTDTDQTITFSADGTFSAEGGGTISIAAAGGANPITIDPDFTNLTQFDGSDSNIIVRSQNGFPMGTLETFSIGSDGLITGVFSNGMNKTLACLALGVFGNPGGLTRMGGTMFQQSTNSGEVRLVAPGTSGLGSVVPGSLEMSNVDLAQEFTNMIVTQRGFQANSRIISASDEMLTELVNLKR